A genomic segment from Aspergillus puulaauensis MK2 DNA, chromosome 1, nearly complete sequence encodes:
- a CDS encoding uncharacterized protein (COG:G;~EggNog:ENOG410PF97;~InterPro:IPR005829,IPR005828,IPR003663,IPR036259, IPR020846;~PFAM:PF00083,PF07690;~SMCOG1169:sugar transport protein;~TransMembrane:11 (o37-56i118-136o148-165i177-196o216-237i295-315o335-352i359-381o401-420i432-454o466-484i);~antiSMASH:Cluster_1.7;~go_component: GO:0016020 - membrane [Evidence IEA];~go_component: GO:0016021 - integral component of membrane [Evidence IEA];~go_function: GO:0022857 - transmembrane transporter activity [Evidence IEA];~go_process: GO:0055085 - transmembrane transport [Evidence IEA]), which translates to MEKASVDMVERTDDQQLGYLADSEDHDLTKWESLKKYPLTFFWCIYAVWCILLVSFENQAAGTVISIPQFRQDFGSYFAGDYVLDTKWQSAFNGGPVASAVVGALCSGQVADTVGRKWTMLGALLISVAGVTVEFVSTTNEMFFGGKFLNGFALGALASVPITYVGEISPLALRGTLTCLTALAYCVGPFVVALITNTTGTYTTRWAYRAVFAAQWGYAAIGLALIFFMPESPWWLVSKGREQKALSSLCRLGYNEDERTKKLSAIKVTLEQVRRETEGATYFECFRRSNLRRTIISIAPLAIQALSGVVFSASYSTYYMQLAGYSNEMSFRLQIAQQVLSIVGNIMSYFMIDRLGRRNLMVFGLFIMTCILMVTGGLGVVSTDKTNPNSAGAVKGTVALILIYVWWYNCTIGAAAYTILAEVSTSRLRVKTIAIGLALQNALYMMWSFVLPYLFNPDKANLGAKVMFIFGGLSIICLVYLWFYQPETAGRTYAELDEMFYKRVPAWKFKSYETDSQNIGQAFRAANNSSKA; encoded by the coding sequence ATGGAGAAAGCCAGTGTGGACATGGTCGAGCGGACCGACGATCAGCAGCTGGGCTACCTCGCCGACTCGGAAGACCATGATCTGACGAAATGGGAGAGCCTCAAGAAATACCccttgaccttcttctgGTGCATCTATGCTGTCTGGTGTATACTCTTGGTCAGCTTCGAGAACCAGGCGGCGGGTACGGTCATTTCAATCCCCCAGTTCCGTCAGGACTTTGGTAGCTACTTCGCTGGCGACTATGTACTTGACACCAAGTGGCAGTCAGCATTCAATGGTGGGCCCGTCGCGTCTGCGGTCGTAGGCGCCTTATGCTCCGGCCAAGTCGCAGATACTGTTGGGCGGAAATGGACGATGCTCGGCGCTCTACTAATCTCTGTGGCCGGTGTGACCGTGGAATTCGTATCGACGACAAACGAGATGTTCTTCGGCGGCAAATTCCTCAACGGCTTCGCTCTCGGTGCTCTCGCGTCTGTTCCCATCACTTACGTTGGCGAGATCTCCCCACTGGCTCTGCGCGGAACACTAACCTGCTTGACTGCATTGGCTTACTGTGTTGGCCCCTTCGTGGTTGCGCTGATAACAAATACTACCGGAACCTACACCACCCGATGGGCATACCGCGCCGTCTTCGCTGCCCAGTGGGGATACGCGGCCATCGGCCTCGCGTTGATATTCTTTATGCCTGAGTCTCCGTGGTGGCTGGTCTCCAAAGGTCGTGAACAGAAAGCCCTCTCCAGTCTATGTCGCCTCGGATACAACGAAGACGAAAGAACCAAGAAACTCTCCGCTATCAAAGTCACTCTCGAGCAAGTCCGTCGCGAGACCGAAGGCGCAACCTACTTCGAATGCTTCCGCCGCTCGAATCTCCGCCGAACAATCATATCCATCGCCCCTCTTGCCATCCAAGCTCTTTCCGGCGTGGTCTTCTCGGCTTCCTACTCGACGTATTACATGCAACTGGCCGGCTATAGCAACGAAATGAGCTTCCGCCTACAAATTGCACAACAAGTTCTGTCCATCGTCGGCAACATCATGTCATACTTCATGATTGATCGCCTTGGCCGCCGAAACCTCATGGTATTCGGTCTATTCATAATGACATGCATCCTCATGGTCACCGGCGGACTCGGTGTCGTTTCCACCGACAAAACAAATCCCAACTCCGCTGGCGCAGTCAAAGGCACAGTCGCCCTCATCCTAATTTACGTATGGTGGTACAACTGCACCATCGGCGCCGCCGCATACACCATTCTCGCAGAAGTCTCAACATCTAGACTCCGCGTGAAAACAATCGCAATtggcctcgccctccagaACGCCCTCTACATGATGTGGTCCTTCGTCCTCCCTTACCTCTTCAACCCAGACAAAGCAAACCTAGGCGCCAAGGTAATGTTCATTTTTGGCGGCCTTTCCATTATCTGTCTCGTCTATCTTTGGTTCTACCAGCCTGAGACGGCAGGTAGGACTTATgcggagctggacgagatGTTCTATAAGCGGGTTCCGGCGTGGAAGTTCAAGTCTTATGAAACTGATTCCCAGAATATAGGACAGGCTTTTAGAGCGGCGAATAATAGTTCGAAAGCGTGA
- the HIS5 gene encoding histidinol-phosphate transaminase (BUSCO:EOG09262K9A;~COG:E;~EggNog:ENOG410PGU7;~InterPro:IPR001917,IPR004839,IPR005861,IPR015424, IPR015421,IPR015422;~PFAM:PF00155;~SMCOG1019:aminotransferase;~antiSMASH:Cluster_1.7;~go_function: GO:0003824 - catalytic activity [Evidence IEA];~go_function: GO:0004400 - histidinol-phosphate transaminase activity [Evidence IEA];~go_function: GO:0016740 - transferase activity [Evidence IEA];~go_function: GO:0030170 - pyridoxal phosphate binding [Evidence IEA];~go_process: GO:0000105 - histidine biosynthetic process [Evidence IEA];~go_process: GO:0009058 - biosynthetic process [Evidence IEA]), which produces MASKPSAFDLSKCARKNILKLQPYRCARDDYKDDGTNVLLDANENAYGPGLALNPEGALQDSAANGGSTGSSKPDIDLLGLNRYPDPHQHPLKQLFCNLRNTHTHTDKNITPENLFVGVGSDEAIDALLRAFCVPGKDKILTCPPTYGMYSVSADVNDVEIVKVPLDTENGFSLQPEKINAALSADPTIKLVYICSPGNPTANLVAKSDIQKVLEHPTWNGVVVVDEAYIDFAPEGSSLAEWVAEWPNLVVMQTLSKAFGLAGIRLGVAFTSPEIATLLNSLKAPYNISSPTSALATAALGNPKNLDVMRAYRSNIITQRNRLIKELPSIPGVGRFRGGTESNFLLVELLDKPADQGGKPSNPIALATYEAMAEKRGVVVRFRGKELGCEGCLRITVGTEEEVTRFLEEIKVVLAGLLSGGEITSRK; this is translated from the exons ATGGCCTCAAAACCTTCCGCTTTCGATCTCTCCAAATGCGCGCGCAAGAACATCTTAAAACTGCAGCCTTACCGTTGCGCGAGAGA TGACTACAAAGATGACGGGACAAATGTTCTACTCGATGCCAACGAGAACGCCTATGGTCCTGGTCTGGCCCTTAACCCCGAAGGCGCCCTCCAGGACTCAGCGGCCAATGGCGGTTCGACGGGGTCTTCGAAGCCTGACATCGATCTCTTGGGATTGAACCGATATCCTGATCC TCACCAACATCCCCTCAAACAACTCTTTTGCAACCTCCGCAACACCCACACTCACACAGACAAGAACATCACCCCGGAGAACCTCTTTGTCGGAGTCGGATCGGACGAAGCCATCGATGCCCTCCTCCGCGCCTTCTGCGTCCCCGGAAAGGACAAGATCCTCACCTGCCCACCTACATATGGCATGTACTCCGTTAGCGCCGACGTCAACGACGTCGAGATTGTCAAAGTGCCACTAGACACCGAGAATGGATTCTCCCTGCAACCTGAAAAGATCAACGCTGCGCTCTCCGCCGACCCTACGATTAAGCTCGTCTATATTTGCTCCCCTGGAAACCCAACAGCAAACCTAGTTGCCAAGTCCGACATCCAGAAGGTCCTGGAACACCCAACGTGGAAtggcgtcgtcgtcgtcgacgaagcCTACATCGATTTTGCCCCCGAGGGCTCCAGTCTCGCAGAATGGGTAGCCGAATGGCCCAACCTAGTCGTCATGCAGACTCTCAGCAAGGCCTTCGGTCTCGCAGGTATCCGGCTCGGTGTCGCATTCACAAGCCCGGAAATCGCAACCCTCCTTAACAGCTTGAAAGCGCCCTACAACATCTCCAGTCCAACAAGTGCGCTTGCGACTGCAGCCCTTGGGAATCCCAAGAACTTAGATGTTATGCGCGCCTACCGCTCGAACATCATCACCCAACGCAACAGACTTATCAAGGAACTCCCTTCAATACCTGGTGTCGGGCGCTTCCGCGGCGGCACCGAGTCGAACTTCCTCCTTGTTGAACTCCTCGACAAGCCTGCGGACCAGGGCGGCAAGCCTAGCAACCCCATTGCGCTGGCGACATACGAGGCCATGGCCGAGAAACGTGGTGTTGTGGTGCGGTTCCGCGGTAAGGAGTTAGGGTGTGAAGGATGTTTGAGAATCACGGTTGGCACGGAGGAGGAAGTTACGAGGTTCTTGGAGGAAATTAAGGTTGTCTTAGCCGGGTTGCTTAGCGGAGGCGAGATTACGTCGCGCAAGTAA
- the TAM41 gene encoding phosphatidate cytidylyltransferase (BUSCO:EOG09263B7X;~COG:U;~EggNog:ENOG410PGPT;~InterPro:IPR015222;~PFAM:PF09139;~antiSMASH:Cluster_1.7;~go_function: GO:0004605 - phosphatidate cytidylyltransferase activity [Evidence IEA];~go_process: GO:0032049 - cardiolipin biosynthetic process [Evidence IEA]) yields MSPSFPLATMRETTLLFSNAASGPYVRLRSAYPVLPRYTRRQGSFRYFSSEQNAIHPRNAGLTIPGHRSPSYSSTGVQHTCPDRGLLSPSSAPFSTSSRALDNGDWDANPNLAISAFSELPSKDFGINQHMVINQEFKEALRQILWQFRAPIRYAFAYGSGVFPQNGSAPGSEQCHPSAPVAIQNMQQGKGKMIDFIFGVSYSQHWHSLNLAQHRDHYSGLRSLGSYTVSQVQDRFGAGVYFNPYITVNGTLIKYGVVNIDTLCQDLSQWDTLYLAGRLQKPVKILRDHPKVRLANQMNLLSALRVALLLLPEQFTEFQLYNTIASISYMGDLRMALPVEDPKKVNNIVSSQMANFRRLYAPLIENLPNAVFNDSRCSSEDWIDDPDANVRLTQDMDPVKRGNMVRRLPESFRERLYFQYQTRFEIPRAEFLKMMKDSNDKDPELVRRRQGGPFEQRIASDEGITKEIQGAITKTIRWPSSVETVKGLFTAGISRTWRYLKAKQDKWKNSGKKGTEPSDESPKDTKKE; encoded by the exons ATGTCTCCCTCTTTCCCTCTCGCGACAATGCGCGAAACTACA CTCCTCTTCTCGAACGCTGCTTCGGGCCCCTACGTGCGTCTTCGCTCGGCCTACCCAGTCCTCCCGCGGTATACTCGAAGACAGGGCTCGTTTCGGTATTTTTCGAGCGAACAAAATGCGATTCATCCTCGAAATGCCGGCTTGACGATCCCCGGCCACCGATCTCCATCCTACAGTAGCACCGGTGTGCAACACACTTGTCCAGACCGTGGATTACTGTCACCATCGTCTGCTCCGTTTTCAACTTCCTCCAGAGCGTTAGACAACGGTGATTGGGACGCGAACCCGAACCTGGCTATTTCGGCATTCTCCGAGCTTCCCTCGAAGGATTTCGGAATCAATCAGCATATGGTAATCAATCAGGAATTTAAGGAAGCTTTGCGACAGATTCTTTGGCAGTTCAGAGCACCAATTCGGTATGCATTTGCATATGGATCGGGTGTATTCCCCCAAAATGGCAGCGCGCCGGGCTCCGAACAATGCCACCCGTCAGCTCCGGTGGCAATCCAGAACATGCAGCAAGGCAAGGGAAAGATGATCGATTTTATCTTTGGCGTATCTTATTCACAACATTGGCACTCATTGAATCTTGCGCAGCACCGGGACCACTACTCAGGGCTGCGCTCCCTCGGTTCTTACACCGTCTCCCAAGTGCAAGACAGATTCGGAGCGGGGGTTTACTTCAATCCCTATATAACCGTCAACGGCACATTAATCAAGTACGGAGTTGTGAACATTGATACACTATGCCAGGATCTCAGCCAGTGGGATACGCTATACCTCGCTGGCCGACTGCAAAAGCCTGTCAAAATCCTGCGGGACCACCCGAAGGTACGGCTCGCAAACCAGATGAATCTTTTGTCTGCTCTTCGGGTCGCTTTACTACTGCTACCGGAGCAATTTACAGAATTCCAACTGTACAACACGATAGCATCTATCAGTTATATGGGTGACCTCCGTATGGCATTGCCTGTAGAGGACCCCAAAAAAGTCAACAATATCGTTTCTTCACAGATGGCTAACTTCAGGCGGTTGTATGCACCGCTCATCGAAAACCTGCCAAATGCTGTCTTTAATGACAGTCGGTGCTCTTCCGAAGACTGGATTGATGACCCCGACGCCAATGTGCGCCTGACGCAAGATATGGACCCTGTAAAGCGCGGAAACATGGTTCGCCGGCTACCCGAGTCTTTCCGGGAGAGGCTATACTTCCAGTATCAAACGCGCTTCGAGATCCCTCGCGCCGAATTtttgaagatgatgaaagaTAGTAATGACAAGGACCCGGAGCTTGTTCGCCGCAGGCAGGGTGGGCCTTTCGAACAGCGCATTGCTAGCGACGAAGGCATCACAAAAGAAATACAAGGCGCGATCACAAAGACGATTCGGTGGCCAAGCTCTGTAGAGACGGTCAAGGGACTGTTCACTGCGGGGATATCTCGAACCTGGCGTTATCTTAAAGCAAAGCAAGATAAGTGGAAGAACTCGGGAAAAAAGGGCACAGAGCCCAGCGACGAATCTCCAAAGGACACCAAGAAAGAATAG
- a CDS encoding uncharacterized protein (COG:D;~EggNog:ENOG410PPAQ;~InterPro:IPR001370;~MEROPS:MER0018608;~PFAM:PF00653) → MANEMETFAARLSTFDLVLHPDRRSSSSKSAKPVTWPHQRPSPAELAHAGFFYNPYETNPDNTTCFLCRRALDGWEEEDNPITEHLKHAKDCGWAVMMDIQQRSSNPAEIEDPTSETIVQARKGTFGESWPHDGKKGWLCQSDKMVEGGWYFCPNEESADLASCAYCKLSLDGWEPKDNPFDEHYRRSSDCSFFVFAKPAKGKGSRSKKGRTSKASRQSTQSTVSEVLPSDVEDQLDQSVSSQPAKAKTTKKPSKAKSKASKSKKDEPQETESQMDVDEVEYAQPEISKPKRSTRGRKRSSTELDKDTMSIADENTMDQPEPPAKKRATKRSTSRARAQSIMSTDSAADVPGYESEATHDEEDQKPSRGRGKKKTAKGRKASSTSKNAPKSRIPRDSELEAAIEAGLEGDEPQKDEPQNMEIEDVNIEKATSKPGPKKSKSKKNAKKEPEPSDDAVDHGVNDEAHINPEPEADQQMIDNDGAAEQQDPGPEPVQAKGKRRSSKNTADQPDTIPDQQLEAQDVEEEGDRRRNESFVSVEIVSKPPAEYSELETNDKESKKSKKKASSEKTKKSKKADKADKKAKATKKEDAETAGEAEIEQSQMPDRRQSKKPEVEAEEEQLPQASPSPAPEPSRQEHVEKESSRRRSSKVPPKTAERYSDISQDKQYARSLVSDRSPEETRRSSKQGQQEEPVSPLPSASRSTPSLSPQSSDAENHPPSMKASAPKPQLSSPSKNAPVRFPLATSTPSPSKRNASPGKLKSSHPWVPVDIDEILVAGVNDKENTDLRNAWGNLKGELATPEKRMTVEEWIMWNAKNGEERLKRECERLVGQFEKEGARAMRALEGIECVD, encoded by the exons ATGGCTAACGAAATGGAGACGTTTGCCGCCCGCTTGTCCACCTTCGATCTTGTTCTGCACCCGGACAGGCGGTCCTCTAGCTCAAAATCCGCGAAGCCGGTCACATGGCCGCATCAgagaccttctccagctgag CTCGCACATGCCGGTTTCTTCTACAATCCTTACGAGACGAATCCAGACAACACAACATGCTTTCTATGTCGAAGGGCTCTCGATggttgggaagaggaggacaACCCGATTACGGAGCACTTAAAGCATGCGAAGGACTGTGGATGGGCTGTTATGATGGACATACAACAGCGTAGCTCGAATCCAGCTGAAATAGAAGACCCGACAAGTGAAACGATAGTCCAGGCAAGGAAGGGAACATTCGGTGAATCATGGCCGCATGATGGCAAGAAGGGCTGGCTGTGTCAGTCAGACAAG ATGGTTGAAGGCGGATGGTATTTTTGCCCGAACGAAGAAAGCGCAGACCTGGCGAGCTGCGCCTACTGCAAGCTCTCGCTTGATGGATGGGAACCCAAAGACAACCCATT CGACGAACATTACCGCCGTTCGTCTGACTGCTCTTTTTTCGTATTTGCAAAGCCTGCCAAGGGGAAGGGTTCGCGTTCTAAAAAGGGTCGTACCTCAAAGGCTTCTCGCCAGTCGACTCAGTCTACTGTGTCTGAAGTTTTGCCTTCAGACGTTGAGGATCAACTGGATCAAAGTGTGTCTTCTCAGCCAGCCAAGGCTAAAACCACGAAAAAGCCATCCAAAGCGAAATCAAAAGcctccaaatccaagaagGACGAGCCCCAAGAAACAGAGAGTCAGATGGATGTCGACGAGGTCGAATATGCCCAGCCGGAAATTTCAAAACCAAAGCGTAGTACGCGGGGAAGAAAGCGATCGAGTACCGAGCTGGATAAAGACACGATGAGCATCGCCGATGAAAATACCATGGATCAGCCAGAGCCACCCGCTAAAAAGAGGGCCACAAAACGGAGTACTAGTCGTGCTCGAGCGCAAAGCATAATGTCTACCGATAGCGCTGCGGATGTTCCGGGATATGAGAGCGAAGCCACCcacgacgaagaagatcagaAACCGAGTCGCGGAAGGGGCAAAAAGAAGACAGCGAAGGGTCGCAAGGCGTCCTCTACTTCGAAGAACGCGCCAAAATCCCGCATCCCTCGAGATTCAGAGCTTGAGGCGGCGATTGAAGCTGGTCTCGAAGGGGACGAGCCTCAAAAGGACGAACCACAAAACATGGAAATTGAAGATGTGAACATCGAGAAGGCCACATCCAAGCCTGGTCCTAAGAAGTCGAAATCTAAGAAGAACGCAAAGAAGGAGCCGGAACCGTCCGATGATGCAGTTGACCATGGTGTCAATGACGAAGCTCACATAAACCCCGAGCCTGAAGCCGATCAACAAATGATCGACAATGATGGGGCAGCTGAGCAGCAAGATCCTGGACCTGAGCCTGTCCAAGCGAAAGGCAAACGTCGCAGCTCAAAAAACACAGCCGACCAGCCAGACACTATTCCTGACCAGCAGTTGGAAGCACAagacgttgaagaagagggtgaTCGCCGTCGGAATGAATCATTCGTCTCAGTTGAAATCGTATCAAAACCTCCGGCGGAATACTCTGAACTAGAGACCAACGACAAAGAGAGCAAAAAGTCTAAGAAGAAGGCGTCCTCGGAGAAAACGAAAAAGTCTAAGAAGGCTGACAAGGCCGACAAGAAAGCAAAGGccacaaagaaagaagacgcAGAAACAGCAGGGGAGGCAGAGATCGAACAATCCCAAATGCCCGACAGGCGACAGAGTAAGAAACCTGAAGttgaagcggaagaagagcaattACCCCAGGCGTCACCGTCACCTGCGCCAGAACCAAGCAGGCAGGAACATGTGGAAAAGGAATCCTCGCGCCGCAGATCCTCCAAAGTGCCTCCTAAGACAGCTGAGAGGTACAGTGACATTTCTCAAGACAAGCAATATGCCAGGTCCCTTGTATCCGACAGATCACCGGAAGAAACCCGTCGTTCTAGTAAGCAGGGCCAGCAAGAGGAACCTGTGTCTCCGCTTCCGTCTGCTTCAAGATCAacaccttctctctctccccagtCCTCTGATGCCGAGAACCATCCGCCTTCCATGAAGGCCTCGGCGCCTAAGCCCCAGCTGTCGTCCCCATCCAAAAATGCACCCGTCCGATTTCCTCTGGCGACGAGtactccatctccttcaaaGCGGAATGCTTCACCAGGAAAGCTCAAGTCCTCTCACCCGTGGGTTCCCGTCGATATCGATGAAATCCTAGTAGCCGGTGTAAATGATAAAGAGAATACCGATCTGCGGAATGCTTGGGGCAACCTGAAAGGAGAATTGGCAACTCCCGAAAAGAGAATGACAGTGGAGGAATGGATAATGTGGAATGCAAAGAACGGTGAAGAGAGACTTAAGCGAGAATGCGAACGGCTAGTCGGGCAGTTTGAGAAGGAAGGTGCCCGAGCAATGCGCGCATTGGAGGGGATCGAGTGCGTTGATTGA
- a CDS encoding U4/U6-U5 snRNP complex subunit SNU23 (COG:S;~EggNog:ENOG410PPJX;~InterPro:IPR036236,IPR040107,IPR022755,IPR003604, IPR013087;~PFAM:PF12171,PF12874;~go_component: GO:0005681 - spliceosomal complex [Evidence IEA];~go_function: GO:0003676 - nucleic acid binding [Evidence IEA];~go_function: GO:0008270 - zinc ion binding [Evidence IEA];~go_process: GO:0000398 - mRNA splicing, via spliceosome [Evidence IEA]), which produces MSTNKPAYGNPTSDTFGGKSWDREEYAKKGAEEEAKRKEEGKARYEAKLLGKKWHAPVDYGSLEATTSRKQRLDVASMVGKTTIVSAANAVGKRGKGAGFYCSDCDLTFKDNLQLVEHLNSKQHLIATGQSGEVAQATVDDVRQRLRMLAHQKRVREEEERMVWQMDLGERLKDREEQLSKEREEKRRKRNEKRRKGNDEVKQEDSWEGRLGIIA; this is translated from the coding sequence ATGTCCACCAACAAGCCCGCCTACGGCAACCCCACCTCCGATACCTTCGGCGGCAAGAGCTGGGACCGCGAGGAATACGCCAAAAAAGgcgcagaagaggaagccaagcggaaagaagaaggaaaggcCCGCTATGAGGCCAAACTACTCGGCAAGAAATGGCACGCGCCCGTCGACTACGGTTCGCTTGAAGCCACAACCTCCCGCAAACAGCGCCTCGATGTCGCCTCGATGGTTGGCAAGACGACAATTGTTTCTGCGGCAAATGCGGTGGGGAAGCGTGGTAAAGGTGCGGGGTTCTACTGTTCCGACTGTGACTTGACGTTCAAGGATAACTTGCAGCTGGTGGAGCACCTGAATAGCAAACAGCACTTGATTGCCACCGGTCAGAGCGGGGAGGTGGCGCAGGCTACGGTGGATGATGTACGCCAGCGGTTGAGAATGCTTGCCCACCAGAAGCGAGttagagaggaagaagagcgcaTGGTATGGCAGATGGACCTGGGAGAGCGACTCAAGGACAGAGAAGAGCAGCTTTCCAAAGAGCGTGAGGAGAAAAGACGGAAGAGGAACGAGAAGCGTCGTAAAGGAAACGACGAGGTCAAACAGGAGGACAGCTGGGAGGGCCGACTTGGCATCATTGCTTAG
- a CDS encoding uncharacterized protein (COG:S;~EggNog:ENOG410PS1D;~InterPro:IPR001810,IPR036047,IPR032675;~TransMembrane:1 (i144-165o);~go_function: GO:0005515 - protein binding [Evidence IEA]) encodes MAAPPQTSTPDVPPHFRLMDLPPELHLQISSFLSYPDALALKHTSRYFYAFVYTGVHLKVDWLVERFERKLECPMEKCSFRTDEAFCNWRIQRIMERRRRHLECPRSRGSCLVIEGRTCQMDLVPTWLKRQGRVKLLKAAGNEVLIHGLMVLFMQVLLVICQRYVFSQNRLGLPLGHRLEA; translated from the exons ATGGCAGCTCCGCCTCAGACCAGCACGCCAGATGTACCACCACACTTCAGGCTGATGGACCTTCCCCCAGAACTACATCTGCAAATCTCATCGTTTCTCTCGTATCCGGATGCATTGGCTCTGAAACACACCTCTCGCTATTTCTATGCTTTCGTGTACACAGGTGTTCACTTGAAGGTTGACTGGCTGGTGGAGCGCTTCGAGCGGAAATTAGAATGTCCCATGGAGAAATGCTCTTTTCGAACAGACGAAGCCTTTTGTAACTGGCGGATCCAAAGGATCATGGAACGCAGGCGTCGGCATCTGGAATGCCCCCGGTCCAGAGGCAGCTGCCTAGTCATTGAGGGCAGAACATGTCAAATGGACTTGGTTCCGACGTGGTTGAAGAGACAGGGTCGCGTGAAGCTGCTCAAGGCGGCTGGGAATGAAG TCCTCATCCACGGGTTGATGGTGCTCTTCATGCAAGTACTGCTGGTGATCTGTCAGAG ATATGTTTTCTCGCAGAATCGACTAGGGCTACCCCTTGGCCACAGGTTAGAAGCTTGA
- a CDS encoding HNH endonuclease signature motif containing protein (COG:S;~EggNog:ENOG410PRR5;~InterPro:IPR003615;~PFAM:PF13391), which yields MPTPWEVPHTHEPRNTHIFSGDGSYLGGIWLNSPPNISNAEFHNMCEQFIIFPTSRYRWHLHRLGPDNDVQELVPRDLAHIRQGYYVIMGNISQTISVTLTTEQVVRRLPTRQMRRNQRHFRRTLFQRDGSKCAITGRQAPGANPRLALAAAHVFPLAQHQTWVNNNYERWITDRSAADDIGPDKMFSAQNGLTLIADVHILFASFVFAINPDQGYRVIVFGEDRSGDGGGVLDRSARMGDPNHCISDDCLRWHYRQAVIKHMRGVAEPPWDIYYDDLDDMDMIMEREDAAEVLEIELGNRLGAYIEVS from the exons ATGCCAACCCCCTGGGAAGTTCCGCACACGCACGAGCCTCGTAACACCCATATCTTCTCGGGAGATGGAAGCTACCTTGGTG GAATTTGGCTAAATAGCCCACCTAATATTTCCAACGCTGAGTTCCACAATATGTGCGAAcaattcatcatcttcccGACTTCTCGATACCGCTGGCATCTACACAGGCTGGGCCCGGATAATGACGTTCAAGAACTGGTGCCTAGAGATCTGGCCCATATAAGACAGGGGTATTATGTGATAATGGGCAATATCAGTCAGACGATCAGTGTTACCCTGACTACTGAACAAGTCGTCCGTCGACTTCCCACCCGCCAAATGCGGCGCAACCAACGACACTTTAGGCGCACACTCTTCCAGAGAGATGGTAGTAAATGTGCCATCACCGGTAGACAGGCTCCTGGTGCTAACCCACGGCTCGCATTGGCCGCCGCTCATGTTTTTCCCCTTGCTCAACACCAAACATGGGTTAACAACAATTATGAGCGTTGGATCACTGATCGGAGCGCTGCTGATGATATTGGCCCAGACAAAATGTTTTCAGCGCAAAACGGCTTGACATTGATTGCAGACGTGCATATATTGTTCGCCAGCTTCGTTTTCGCCATCAACCCTGAC CAAGGATATCGTGTTATAGTGTTTGGAGAAGATCGTTCGGGGGATGGTGGGGGAGTGCTCGATCGATCAGCTCGAATGGGCGACCCTAATCATTGTATTAGCGATGATTGCCTTCGGTGGCACTATCGCCAGGCAGTCATAAAACACATGCGTGGTGTAGCAGAGCCACCTTGGGATATATATTACGATGATCttgatgatatggatatgatCATGGAGAGGGAAGACGCGGCTGAAGTTCTCGAAATCGAGCTGGGGAACCGTTTGGGTGCCTACATCGAAGTTAGCTAG